AGGAAAAATTTATCCTCTTTGAAGCATAGATGCCATTGCTCATCCGTTTCCAGTGGACCCATGCATAGCCAGGTTAATCGAGCTTGGAGCTTGAGCTAACCCTCGACAAGCTCAGGCTCCATCGCGCGGCGCGAGATCATGCTGCCAAGCGGGAGCGCAGTCGCGCGTCCCGCCCCTCAACGGTCGGCGCCCCGCCGGCCCTCAATCCGCCAGCGGACGCGCCTCCTCTGGCAGCATGATCGGGATGCCGTCGCGGATCGGGTAGGCGAGCTTGGCCGAGCGGCTGATCAGTTCCTGGCGGCCGGAATCGTACTCGAGGCGCTCCTTGGTCAGGGGGCAGACCAGGAGCTCGAGGAGCTTCGGGTCGATGCGGGTGGCATCGAGGGAAGCGGGGGAATCGGTCATGACGGTCCTTCCGAATGGTCCGGCGGACGCTGTAGCGCAAAGCGCCGCCTATTGCAGCGTCGGCTCGCCGCCCGATCCCCGCACCAGCTCCATCTCGGTCACGGCGATCAGCACCTCGGCCCGGGTCTTGAGGTCGGGCGCTTCCAGCATCGCCTGCTTCTCGCGCGGCCCGAACGGGCTCATCATGCAGAGCGCGTTGACCAGGGCCTCGTTCGGCGCCTCCTCGATGCCGGCCCAGTCGACCTTGAGGTCGTTGGCGTCGACGAAGTCGCGGAGCGCCTTCAGGACGCCGGCGCGATCCACCGCGTCCTCGCCGGCGCGGGCGTGGAAGTCGCTCTCGAACGGCGCGAAGCTCACCTTGCAGCGGCGGTAGCCGGTGGTGGTCGACAATTCCTCCTCGACCCGGAACCGGGCGATGCCGGTGAGCGAGATCAGGTAGCGGCCGTCGCCGGTCTCGGCGAACTGGGTGACCCGGCCGGCGCAGCCGACGCGGAAGAGTTTCGGCGAGAGCGGGGTCTCGCCGGACTCGGCGTCGGGCTGGATCATGCCGATGACCCGGTCGGTCCGCAGCGCGTCGTCCACCATCGCGAGGTAGCGCGGCTCGAAGATGTTGAGCGGCATCTGGCCCCGCGGCAGCAGCAACGCGCCGGGGAGCGGAAAGACCGGGATCACGGCCGGGCAGTCGGCCGGGCCCTTGTAGGCGACGTTCATGCTCATCGGCGTCGCTCCCGCGCGAAACGAAGGGCGTCCCGGGCCCCCTCGTCTCGGGCCCGGGATCGCAACTGACGTTCTAGGGCGCCAGCCTCCGGCGGGGATACCTGTCCGGCGTAAATGCCGCGCCGGGCAGGACTTTCGCGGGCCTTAGGAGAACATCAGGGTCGACAGCTTGCGCCGGCCGCGGATGGTCATCGGGTCCATCGGGCCCCAGGCCTCGAACAGCTGCAGCAGCTGCTTGCGGGCGCCGTCCTCGTTCCACGCGCGGTCGCGGCGAACGATCTCGATCAGCTGGTCCACCGCCTCCTGCTGCTTGCCCTTGGCGTTGAGGCCGAGCGCGAGGTCGAAGCGGGCCTGGTAATCGGCCGGATCGGCGTCGATCCGCTGCTGCAGGCCGGCGAGGTCGCCGAGCGAGGCCGCCTGGTCGGCGAGCTCGATCGCCGCCCGCACGGCGGCGATCGCCGGGTCCTTGGCGGCCTCCGGCGGCGCCGCGTCGAGGAAGCGGCGGGCGCCCTCGAGGTCGTCGCGGTCGAGGAGCAGGCGGGCGAGGGCCGCGATGGCGCCGGCATGGCCCGGCTCCTGGCCGAGCACCGCGGCGTAGATCTCGGCGGCGGCGTCCGGATCGCCGGCCTCGGCGGCGGCCTGCGCCTCGGCCATCAGGTCCTCGACCGCCGTCGGCCCCAGCGGGCCGACCAGGCGCTCGATGAAGGCCTTGACCTGGCTCTCGGGCAGGGCGCCCATGAAGCCGTCGACGGGCTGGCCGCGCTGGAACGCGATCACCGCCGGGATCGACTGGATGCCGAGCTGGCCGGCGATCTGGGGATGCTCGTCGATGTTCATCTTGACGAGCTTCACCTTGCCGCCGGCGTCCTTGACAGCCTTCTCGATGATCGGCGTGAGCTGCTTGCACGGCCCGCACCACGGCGCCCAGAAATCGACCAGCACCGGCTGCTGCAGGGATTCCTGCATCACGTCCTGGCGGAAGGTCGCGGTGGTGGTGTCCTTGATCAGGGCGCCCGCAGGAGCATGACCGGCGGGGGTCTGGCCGGCCGCGGGAGTGTCGGTAAGCATCGATGACCTCGGGAGAACGGCCTTCACGTCGCGAGCCCAGATGGCCCGCCGAACAGATGGGGTAGACCGGCGGCCCCGACCAGGGCAAGGCGCGCGGAGCCGGTATCGCGACGGCGAGAGGCTGGATCGCGAGTGCCGCCGCCCGCTCCTTCGCAGGCCGCATCCCGTGACGTAGGGTGCGCCGGCCGCCCGGACCGCGCACGGATGCGCCGGCCCGGACGCGGCACGCTCCGAGAGACGCCCCTCCATGCGGATCCCGCTCCTCCTCGCCGCGGCAGCCCTCCTCGGCGCCCTCTGTGGGTCTTCCGCTGCGGCCCCGGTCGAGATCCGGGTCGCCGCGGAGGGCGCGCGGCCCGGGCCCGGCGGCGTCGCGACCCTCGATGCGGCCCTGGCCGAGGCCCGTCGCCGCCGCGCCCGCGACCCCGGCGCGGCGATCGTGGTCGCGCTCGCCCCCGGCACGCACCGCCTGGCGCAGGCCGTGCGCCTCGGCCCCGAGGATGGCGGCAGCGCCGGGGCGCCGCTGGTGATCCGCGGGCCCGCCGACGGGTCGGCCCGCCTCGTCGGAAGCCTGCGCCTCGCTCCGGTCCCGCTCGATCCGGGTCTCGCCGCCCGCCTGCCCGCGGCGGCGCGGGGCCGGGTGCGGGCCTACCGGCTGCCGCCGGCCGCGCGGGCGCCGGCGCGGATCCAGGACCCGATCGTCCTCAACGGGCCGCCCTCCCTCCCGGCCTTCGAGGTCTTCGACGACGAGGGCCCGATGCACCCGGCGCGCTGGCCCGCCGAGGGCTTCGCCGGGGCGCGGGACGGCGACGGGCCGGCCTTCACCCTGGCCGACGCTCCCGCCTCCCTGCGCGACGAGCCCGACCTGTGGGCGGAGGGCTACTGGCGCTGGGGCTGGCTGTTCGAGGCGCTGCCGGTGGTCCGAGCCTCGCCGCGGGGGCCGGGCGCGCGCCTCACCCTCGAGCGCACGCCCTACGAGGGCATCCGCGCGAAGGCGCCGTTGCGCCTCGTCCACCTGCTCGCCGGCCTCGACCGGCCCGGCGCCTGGTGGCGCGACGCGCGCAGCGGCACCCTGCTCGCCTGGCCGCGGGGCGGCGAGGCGGTCGAGGTCTCGGTCGCCGAGACGCTGCTCTCCGCTGACGGCGCCTCCCACCTGCGGATCGAATCCCTGCGCCTCGCCATGGCCCGCGGCGACCTGGTGAGCGTGCGCGGCGGGCGCGACGTGGTGATCGCCGACAGCGTGCTCGGCCCCTCCGGCGGACGCGGCGCGGTCTTCTCGGGCGCAACGGAGGGCGGCGTGACGCGCAGCGACCTCTCGGGCGCTGGCGCCGAGGCGGTGGTGCTCACGGGCGGCGAGCGCCGCACCCTGACCCCCGGCGGCCTGTTCCTGCGCGACAGCCGGCTGACCGGGTACGCCCGGCGCCGGCCGACGCAGCACCCGGCCGTCGCCCTCGACGGGGTCGGGGCCGAGGTCGCGGGAAACTACATCCACGATTCGCCGGCCTACGCGGTCCATCTCCGCGGCAACGACCACCGGATCACCGGCAACGAGATCGCGAACCTGCTCGCCGGCGCCACCGATACCGGCGCGATCTATGCCGGCCGCGACTGGACCGCGCGGGGCAGCGTGATCGCCGGCAACTTCCTGCACGACGTCCGGGGCGATGCCGGGCACGAGGTCAAGGGCGTCTACCTCGACGACATGGCGAGCGGCTTCACGATCGCCGGCAACCTCTTCCTGCGGGTCGACCAGCCGATCTTCATCGGCGGCGGGCGCGACAACCGGATCGAGGGCAACGTCCTCGTCGCCTCGAGCCCGGCGCTCCACGTCGATTCCCGCGGGCAGACCTGGGCCCGCGACGCGGTCGCGGATCCGCAGTCGGAGCTGCGCGCCGCCTACGCGGCGATGCCGGTGGAGTCGGGGCCCTGGCGCGCGCGCTATCCGGGATTGCCGGGCCTGCTCTACGACCGACCGGGCGTCGCGACCGGCAACGTCGTCACCGACAACCTCATGGCCCTGAGCGCGCCGTTCCGCTTCACCGACGGCGGCAGCCAGGCGGAGCAGACCCTCGCGCGCAACCGCGGCCCGGCCCATCCCCCGCCGAACCTCGCCGACCTCGCGCAGGCCTCCGTGAAGCCCGAGGATTTCGCCACGCTCGCCGACGGCACCGGGCTCAGGCTGCCGACGATCCCGTCCGCCCGGATGCGCCGGTCCCTGCTGGCCGGGGCGCCTTTCGGGCGCTGAGCGCGTCGCGGGCCGCGATCAGGAGGAAGCGCGGGATGGTGTCGAGGTAGCGCCGCCACAGGCGCCGCGGCTCGCGGGCGACCCGGTAGGCCCATTCGAGGCCCGCCACCTGGAGCATCCGCGGCGCCCGCGGGATGCGGCCGGTCGCGACGTCGAAGGCCGCGCCGACGCCCATGGCGATCGTGCCCGGCAGGTGGGCGGCGTGGGCCGCCATGAACAGTTCCTGCTTCGGCGTGCCGAGCCCGACCCAGACGATCTGCGCCCCCGAGGCGCGGATGCGCGCGCGCATCGCCTCGGTCTCGGCGGCGTCGAGAGCGCGGAAGGGCGGCGTCTCGATCCCGGCGACCTGCAGCCCCGGCACCCGGGCGCGCATCGTCGTCGCGAGCAGGTCGGCGACGCCCTCGCCCCCGCCGAGGAAGTAGTGGCGCCAGCCCTCCGCCGCCCCGGCCCGGCAGACCGCCTCGACCGCCTCGATGCCCGGCACCTGCTGCATGGCGGAGAGCCCGCGCCAGCGCCCGATCCAGCTCAAGGGGCGGCCGTCGGCGCAGACGAGGAGCGCCTCGTGGTGGGCGGCGCGAAGGCCCGCCTCCCTCTGCGCCCGCACCACGCCGTGGGCGTCGCGAAAGACCACGAAGGTACCGGCCTGCCCCGGCCCGGCGGCGAGCCGCCGCCCCACCGCCGCGATCAGCCCGTCCATGTCGGTGGCCGAGACCGGCACGCCGCCGATCTCGAAGGAGGGGACGAGGGGGTCGTGCGCCATGAATCAGGTTCCTGTCGGTGAAAGGGACGCGTCGGCCGCCCGGGCGGCGACGGCGTCGCGGTAGATCTCGAGGAGGGCGCGCGTGGTGACGTCCTCGCGCCACTCGCGCTCGTAGACGGTGCGGGCGGCGCGCCCCATGGCGGCCGCGGCCGCGGGGTCGCCCGCGATGCGGGCGAGCGCGGCGGCGAGGTCGGCGGCGTCGCCCGGCTCCGCGAGGAGGCCGGTCGCGCCCTCGCTCACGAGGCTCGCCAGCGCCCCGATCCGCGAGGCGACGACCGGGGTGCCGGCGGCGAAAGCCTCCGCCACCACCATCGGCAATCCCTCGTACCAGAGCGACGGCACCACGACCGCGGCCGCCCGCGCCATCGCGGCCTGGACCGCGTCGGGGGCGAGGGCGCCCCTGAGGTCGAGGCCCGGATGGTCGGCGAGCACGCCTGCGAGCGGCCCCTCGCCGATCGCCGTGACCCGAATTCCGGCTCGCGCCGCCGCCTCGGCGAGGACGGGCACGCCCTTCTCAGGGCTCAGCCGGCCGACATAGAGGAGGCCGCTGCGCGGTCCGCCGGGGGGCTCGCCCGGATCGGGCAGGCCGTTCGGGCGGATGCGGATCTTGTCCGCCGGGAAGCCCGCCGCGACGAAGCGCTCGCGGGCGAAGGGGGTGAGCGCCACGAATCGGTCGACGTCGCGTCGCCAGGTTCCGGCCCGGCGATGCCGGTCGACCATCCGGGCGACGGCGAGGGAGCCGATCCGCGAGCCGCGATAGCAGGCGAACCGCACCGCCTGGTAGGGCGAGCCGGTGACGCAGACCTCGCACGGCGCGCCGTCGCGCATCAGGAAGGCGCCCGGGCAGATCAGGCGGTAGTTGTGCAGGGTCTGCACCGTGGCGCAGCCCGCCGCCCGCGCCGCGGCGTGGATGCCCGGCGAGAGGAGCGGGAAGAAGTTGTGGACGTGGACCACGTCCGGGGCGAAGCGGCGCACGGCCGCCATCACCCGGGCGATGCCCTCCGGCGCGTGCGTCGCCGCGAAGGCCGCCCGCAGGCGGGCGAGGCCGGAATCGATCGCGCCGTTGTCGAGGCACACCGCCTCGACCGCGCAGCCGGCTCGTTCGAGGGCGGCGAGGTCGCGGGCCACCGCCGCGTCCTCGCCGCCGCGGACCTGGTAGCGGTTGTGGGCGACGAGGACGCGCAGGGGAGGGGCGCTCATCGGCGCCGCCCGCCGGCTTCCGGCCTCGGCGCGAGGGGCCGTTTCGGCCGGCGCCCGGACCGGAGCGCACCGTCCCGGCCGACGAGGCCGCCGACCCGCGACGTCCCGCTGCTCATCCGTCGCAAAGCCCCCAAAGCCCGAGCCCCCAAGATCCGACGTCTCCCTCCGCGGCGTCACGCCGGGGACCGCGCGCCTCGCCCGCCTGTTCCGTTACTCCCGAAGTACAACGCCAGCCTTGGCGGGCCGGCGCGTCCCCGTCCCGAGACCAGGCGGTCCGGGGAGCCGGCGATCGTCAGGAGATTCGGGTCGAGGCTCGACGAACCTGCGTGGAGATAACGTGTTTCCCGTGGATCTTCAGCCGCGGAGAACTACCGACCCCAGCCGGCCTGGGCGGTTCGACAGGACACGTCGTGGCAGGTCGAGATGAGACCGGCGGCTGTTCTGGAGCACGTCAGAAATCGACGAGCGAACGGGATTGTGCTGCGATCGCAGCGGCCTGGGCGGCGCCGGGTGCCGGCGCGGCGACGCGCGCTCGCCCGCCGCAGCCGCGTCCCGCGGGGCACGGGGGTGTGACGCGATGTCCGGGCCGGTCGGCGTCTCGCTTGTCAGCGCCTCGCCGGTCAGCCCCGGGCCGATCCGCCCGGCGCCAGGATCGCCTCGACGACCTCCTGCACCTCCAGCGCCTCCGCCAGGGTCGCGAGGTGGTGCGCCTCGCCGGCATTCATCCGCACCACGCCCTCGAGCTGGCGGCGCAGGGCGATCGGCCGGGCGCGCTCGTTCGGCATCGCGTCGGGCGCCGCCTCGAAGCGGCCGTCCGGCCCCCGCCGCTCGGCGATCGCCCAGTCGCGCAGGCGGACCGCGCCGGCCTCGCCCTCGAGGGTCCAGGTGTTGTGGTCGTCGTGCGGCGTCCCGCCGACCCGGCCGCGCAGGACCACCGGCACGTCGCCGGCCCGGAACGCGGCCTCGATCGCGCGCTCGGACCGGCCTGGCTCGGGGAATTCGGCCCGCGCCGCGAGCCCGCGCAGCGGCCCGAGCAGGCGGCGGCTGAGGAACAGGAAGTGCGACACCACCTCGCGGGTGAAGCCGCCCTCCTGCGGCGCGTCGAGCCAGGCCGCGGCATCGGCCTGCCAGGGCCGCGGCCAGAGCGCGAAGGCGACCTCGATGGTGAGCTGCCGCGGCGCGCCGACCGCGCCCTCGGCGATCCACCGGGTCAGCGCGGCGACCCCGAGGGAGGAGGCGAACGGGAAGTTCACGGCGCCACGGCCGCCTGCCTCCGCCACGAAGGCCCGCGCCTCGGCGAGGTCGACGGCGAGGGGCTTCTCGCAGAACACGCTGCGGCCCGCCGCCAGGGCCGCCCGGGCGTGGCCGAGATGCGAGGCGGGCGGGGAGGCGACGTAGACGCAGTCGCTCGCCGCCACGACGGCGGCGGCATCCGCCACCACGGGGACGGACGGGAAGGCGGCGGCGATGCGGCCTCGCGCCGACGGGCTCGGATCCCACAGCGCCGCGACCCGGACGGGCGCGCCCTCCTGCCCGAGGACGGCGCTCAGCATGCGCTCGCCCATGATGCCGGCGCCGATGATGCCGAGGGCGAGGGGTTCGGTGGGCGTGCGCATCTGTGGGGGATCCTGGTGCCGTGCGCGCTCCTCATAAGGCCGAACAGGCGGCGGGGGAACGTGATGGCGTCCGCTCGCGGTCATTGCCTGGCGCGGGCGAGAGGCCGCACGCGTTAGATCTTGACCGTATTGCTGACGTATCCTTAAAGCGGGCCGTCCACCGGCACGCCGCTCGCACCGCATTCCCGTGAACGGGGCACGATGTCCCAGACCGGGAGAAATGTTCGCATGTGGCACAGTGCCGTCGGTTTCCTCGCCGTTGCGATTGCGGTCGCGCTGATCGTCCGGCATTTCGGGGCGCCGCGTGCCGTGATCTACGGCTTCGTGATTACCGGGCTCGGGGCCTCGCTCGCGACGCTGCTCCTCGCCGACGCCAACACGGTCGATCCCGGGAAGAGCCGCGCCCCGGCCTTCACGGCGCAGACCGCGCCGGTGCCTGGGCGCGACGTGCGCGACACCGGCGCCTGGCGCTGATCCGCCTTTCGTCGGTCCGGGCCTCAGGACAGCGAGATCAGCGCGACGCCGGCGACCATCAGCCCGCAGCCGAGGACGCGCCACGGCCCGGCGGCGTGCTGCGCGAAGCCGACCCAGCCGTAATGGTCGAGCAGCACCGAGGTCACGAGGCCGGCGGACACCGTGAGCCCGGTGAACACCGCCGCCCCCAGCCGCCCGGCGAGGACGATCATCGCCAGCACGTAGGCGCCGCCCATCGCGCCGCCGAGCCAAGCCCACCACGGCACCTGGGCGAGGCGGGACGTCCCCGGCCAGGCGAGCCCGAGGAAGGGCGCGGCCGCGAGGTAGACCAGCGCGTTGGCGCCCGAGACGACGAGGGCGGCGAGCACCGGCTGGCCGAGGGCCTTGGTGAGGGCCGTGTTCGCCCCCGCCTGGACGGTGTTGAGCACGCCGGCGAGGATGGCCGACAGGACGACGAGGACGGGCATGGATGACGGGCTTTCGCGACCGGGAGCCTCGTCAACGCCGCCGGCGTCCCGGAGGTCGCGGCGCCCGGGTCACCGCTCCGGCAGGCCGGCGCGCCGCAAGCCGTCGTAGAGGCGCTCGCGCTGGGCGAGGAAGGTCGGCTCGGTGGAGGTCAGGCTGCGGTAGCGGGCGATCGTGTAGCCCGGCCGGAGCCTGAGGAACTCGGCGAGCGAGGCCCGCGCCTCCGCGTCGCGGCCGAGGCGCGCGAAGGCGCAGGCGAGGTAGAGGTGCGGGAAGTCGAAGAGCGGGTTCACGGCCGCCGCGCGGCGCAAGGGATCGATCGCCGCCTCGTCCCGCCCGAGATGGAGCTTGGCCAGCCCGTCCCGCGCCAGCCAGGCGCCGAGCAGGGGATCCTTCGGGCTCAGGCGGATCGCCGCCGCGATGTCGGCTTCCGTCTCCTCCGCCCGGCCGAGGAAGATGTGGATCAGGCCCCGGTAGGCGTGGGCGCGCGCGAAGCTCGGGTTGAGGGCGAGCACGCGCTCGAACGCCGCGAGCGCCTCCGCGTAGCGGGCGCGGGCCCGCAGGGTCTCGCCGCGCAGGTAATGCGCGAAGGGGTGGGTCGGGTCGCCGCGGAGCACGGCGGCGACCGCCCGCTCGGCCGCGTCGAGGTCGCCGGCCCGCTCGGTCGTCCAGCCGTTCAGCACCCCGTCGACGAGCACCTCGGCGAGGCCGAGCCGGGCGTGGGTGTTGGCCGGATCGAGGGCGAGGGCGCGCTCGAACAGGGGCCGGGCCCCGGCATGGTTCTCCCGGGCGAAGGGCCGGTTGAGCAGGGCCTGGCCGCGCATGACGAGGTCGACCGCGTCCGCCGGGTGCCCCGCCCGCGCCTGCGTCTCGGCCTCCAGCAGGCGCACGCCGAGCGCCCGGCCGACCTGGGCGACGAGGGCGTCCTGCGCCGCCGCGAGGTCGCCCCGCGCCCCGTCGTAGCGGTCGGCCCAGAGGGCGGCGCCGGTCTCGGCGTCGGTGAGATGCACGGCGAAGCGCACCTGCTCGGCGCTCTGCCGCAGGCTGCCCTGCACGACGTAGCGCACGCCGAGCTCCCGCCCGACCGCCCGGGGCTCGACCGGCCGCCCCTTGTAGGATTGCGCGGTGCCGTGGGCGATGACGAAGGTGCCGGGCGCCCGGGCGAGGTCGGCGGAGAGGTCCTCGGCGAGCTGCTCGGCGAGGTAGTCCTGGTCCGCGTCGCCGCTCTGGTTCACGAGCGGCAGGACGACGAGCGAGAGGCGCGGCCGCGCCGGCTCGCGGATCTCCTCCGCCCGCTCGGGGCCGGCGAGCCGCGACCAGCCGAGCGCCAGCCCGGCGGCGAGCGCCAGGGTGAGGAGCGCCAGGGTGACGATCCGCGAGGTGATGATCCGCGAGGCGACGATCGGTAGGGCGGCGACGGCACCGAGGGCGGGCCGCAAGGCCCGTCCGTCCGGCGGCGGCACGGCGTAGACGCGCATCGGCCGGGCGATGTTCTTCAGCCGCTGGAGCCCGTGATCGACGAAGCGCAGGTCGGGCAGGCCGCGCGCGTGCCGGTAGGCGGCCTCCGACAGCCGCAGCGCGCCGGGCTCGGCCATCGCCTGCAGCCGGGCCGCGATGTTGACGCCGTCGCCGAACAGGTCGCCCTCGTGCACCATGACCTCGCCGACGTGGATGCCGATGCGCAGGCGGAACCGGCCGGCGTCGCCTTCGGCCTCCGCCAGCATCCGCTGGATCGCCGTGGCGCAGTGCACCGCGTCCGCCACCGAGGCGAACTCGGCGAGCACGCTGTCCCCGGCCGTGTTCGCGATCCGCCCGCGCCGCGCCGAGACGAGGCGGTCGACGATCCGCCGGGTCGCCTGGAGGGCCCGCATCGCGCCGCTCTCGTCGGCATGCATCGCCTTGGAATAGCCGGCGATGTCGGCGGCGAAGATCGCCGCCAGCCGGCGCTCCGGCACCGGCCACTCCGCCGCGGGGGACCGCTTCGTGCGCGCGCTCACGGCGCGCCGCCCGCGCCGCTCCCGAGACCGGACGGGCGGCGGGACGAGCCATTGCACGAGAAAACATCGATCGATGCGACGATCATCGAAAGCGCCCTCCATTGTCTTCGCGGGATCGATCCCGGTCGAGATCCAGCCCGACGCGAGCGTCGGGCCGGACCGGTGCCGAGGCCGCGGGCCGGACGGACCGGCGCATCGATCCCCGATCCTCGCCCGGATCCGAGCGTGGCGCGTCAGCTTGGCGGGCGGTTAGCAGGACGGGAATTCAGGAAGATTGCTTCCCGGACACGGTTCCCGCCGACCTGCGGCGAGGCGAACGCTCGCCGCGCCCGCACGTCGGGTCGGCGACCTCGCCCCGCCGCTGCAGCCGCAAAGCAATCGCGAACCCGGCCCGGCCGTGCCGCCCGGTTCACCCGGTGGATCGGCCCGAGATCCGGAACATTGTCCTACGCGCCGACCCGGCGAGGCGCGGATCCACTATCGGTTCCCTTTGTGCGAAAAAACATTTCGGCTGTCTCTCTTGTGCGCGACAAATCTTTCTTAACGGGGTGACCCTAGGCGTTAGACCGTTCCAGTCTTCGGTCTCCTCAGGGGAAACGAGTCCTACGATGTTCAGGCTCAGCATCGGAAGCAAGCTTGCCTTGTCGTCGGCGGTAACCGCGCTGTTTGCCGCCGGCGCGATCGCCAACCAGTGGTCCAGCAACGTCGAAGTGCGCGCCGCGAACGAGGCGGTCGCGCGCGAGGCGACGATCCTGCGCGGGATCTCGCAGGCGCAGCTCGCGGTCACCCGGATCCAGCTGAGCCAGAAGACCGTCGAGCTGGCGCGCGACGCGGCGGCCGCCGACGCCGCCGTGACCGCGGCGCGCGAGGAGGCGAGGGCTGCCGCCGCGAGCCTCGCGCGGCCGATCGCGATCGCCCTCAAGCCGGACGTCCTGCGCGACAGCGAGCGCAACGTGCACGACCTCGCGGCGGCGGTGAGCCGGTACGCGCAAGCCGGCCGGGCCGACCTCTACGGCCGGCCGGTCGACGCCGCGGCGGCGGGTGCGGCCCGCCACGAGATCGCCGCCCTGACCGGGCGCGCGGAGAAGACGATCGGCGAATCGGTTGCGAACGCCAACCGCTTCACCCAGGAGGCGATGGAGGCGGCCTCCGAGCGGATCGCCGCGGCGACGCGGGTCGGCCTCGTCGTCGGCGCCGCGATGCTGCTGAGCCTGCTCGGCGCGGTCGTCGCGCTGATGTTGAACATCCGGCGGCCGATCACCCGGCTGGTCTCCGTGCTGGAGCGGATGGCGGCGGGCGAGATCGACGCCGAGATCGCCGAGAGCCGGCGCGGCGACGAGATCGGGGCGCTCGGCCGCGCCGTCGACAGCATCAAGGCCATGGTGGCGCGCAAGGCGGCCGAGGATGCCGAGCGCCGCCAGATCGCCGATGCGGCCGCGGCCGCGGCGCGCCAGCACGCCATGATGGAGCTCGCCGACAGCTTCGAGGCCGAGATCGGCGGCATCGTCGGCTCGGTGTCGTCCTCCGCCACCGAGCTGCAGGCCACCGCCCGCTCGATGTCCGCGACCGCCTCCGAGACGGCGGCGCAATCGTCGAGCGTCGCCGCCGCGGCCGAGGAGGCGGCGGCGAATGTCGGCACGGTGGCGGCGGCGGCCGAGGAACTCGGCGCCTCGATCTCCGAGATCGGCCGCCAGGTGTCCGGCTCCGCCGGCCTCGCCCAGCGGGCGGTGGCGGAAGCCGACCAGACCACGCTCTTCGTGCAGGCCCTCAGCCAGACCTCGGCGAAGATCGGCGACATGGTCGGGCTGATCTCCAACATCGCCAGCCAGACCAACCTCCTGGCCTTGAACGCCACCATCGAGGCGGCCCGGGCCGGCGAGGCGGGACGCGGCTTTGCCGTGGTCGCCGCCGAGGTCAAGGAACTGGCCAACCAGACGGCCCGGGCGACGGAGGAGATCGCGCGCCAGATCGGCGAGGTGCAGGGCGTGACGACGCAGACCGTGGGGGCGATCGGCGCGATCACCTCGCTGATCCGCGAGATCGACGCGGTGGCCGCCTCGATCGCCGCGGCCGTCGAGCAGCAGGGAAGCGCCACCCAGGAGATCGTGCGCAACGTCTCGCAGGCCTCGATCGGCACGAGCGCGGTGACCGGCAACGTCGCCGGGGTGGCCCAGGCCTCCGAGACGACCGGCCTGGCGGCGACCCAGGTTCTCGCCTCGGCCTCCGAGCTGTCGCGTCAGTCCGAGCACCTCTCGGGCGAGGTGCACCGCTTCCTCGCCACCGTCCGGGCGGCCTGACCGGCGCCGGGCGGCCGCGAACGGGGCGCGATGACGCGGCGCGCTCCGTGGGATAGGGCATGCGGGCCGGACGGTCGTCGATCG
The sequence above is drawn from the Methylobacterium terrae genome and encodes:
- a CDS encoding glycosyltransferase, with protein sequence MSAPPLRVLVAHNRYQVRGGEDAAVARDLAALERAGCAVEAVCLDNGAIDSGLARLRAAFAATHAPEGIARVMAAVRRFAPDVVHVHNFFPLLSPGIHAAARAAGCATVQTLHNYRLICPGAFLMRDGAPCEVCVTGSPYQAVRFACYRGSRIGSLAVARMVDRHRRAGTWRRDVDRFVALTPFARERFVAAGFPADKIRIRPNGLPDPGEPPGGPRSGLLYVGRLSPEKGVPVLAEAAARAGIRVTAIGEGPLAGVLADHPGLDLRGALAPDAVQAAMARAAAVVVPSLWYEGLPMVVAEAFAAGTPVVASRIGALASLVSEGATGLLAEPGDAADLAAALARIAGDPAAAAAMGRAARTVYEREWREDVTTRALLEIYRDAVAARAADASLSPTGT
- a CDS encoding LON peptidase substrate-binding domain-containing protein; this encodes MSMNVAYKGPADCPAVIPVFPLPGALLLPRGQMPLNIFEPRYLAMVDDALRTDRVIGMIQPDAESGETPLSPKLFRVGCAGRVTQFAETGDGRYLISLTGIARFRVEEELSTTTGYRRCKVSFAPFESDFHARAGEDAVDRAGVLKALRDFVDANDLKVDWAGIEEAPNEALVNALCMMSPFGPREKQAMLEAPDLKTRAEVLIAVTEMELVRGSGGEPTLQ
- a CDS encoding WecB/TagA/CpsF family glycosyltransferase, whose amino-acid sequence is MAHDPLVPSFEIGGVPVSATDMDGLIAAVGRRLAAGPGQAGTFVVFRDAHGVVRAQREAGLRAAHHEALLVCADGRPLSWIGRWRGLSAMQQVPGIEAVEAVCRAGAAEGWRHYFLGGGEGVADLLATTMRARVPGLQVAGIETPPFRALDAAETEAMRARIRASGAQIVWVGLGTPKQELFMAAHAAHLPGTIAMGVGAAFDVATGRIPRAPRMLQVAGLEWAYRVAREPRRLWRRYLDTIPRFLLIAARDALSARKAPRPAGTGASGRTGSSAA
- a CDS encoding right-handed parallel beta-helix repeat-containing protein produces the protein MRIPLLLAAAALLGALCGSSAAAPVEIRVAAEGARPGPGGVATLDAALAEARRRRARDPGAAIVVALAPGTHRLAQAVRLGPEDGGSAGAPLVIRGPADGSARLVGSLRLAPVPLDPGLAARLPAAARGRVRAYRLPPAARAPARIQDPIVLNGPPSLPAFEVFDDEGPMHPARWPAEGFAGARDGDGPAFTLADAPASLRDEPDLWAEGYWRWGWLFEALPVVRASPRGPGARLTLERTPYEGIRAKAPLRLVHLLAGLDRPGAWWRDARSGTLLAWPRGGEAVEVSVAETLLSADGASHLRIESLRLAMARGDLVSVRGGRDVVIADSVLGPSGGRGAVFSGATEGGVTRSDLSGAGAEAVVLTGGERRTLTPGGLFLRDSRLTGYARRRPTQHPAVALDGVGAEVAGNYIHDSPAYAVHLRGNDHRITGNEIANLLAGATDTGAIYAGRDWTARGSVIAGNFLHDVRGDAGHEVKGVYLDDMASGFTIAGNLFLRVDQPIFIGGGRDNRIEGNVLVASSPALHVDSRGQTWARDAVADPQSELRAAYAAMPVESGPWRARYPGLPGLLYDRPGVATGNVVTDNLMALSAPFRFTDGGSQAEQTLARNRGPAHPPPNLADLAQASVKPEDFATLADGTGLRLPTIPSARMRRSLLAGAPFGR
- a CDS encoding Gfo/Idh/MocA family protein, which encodes MRTPTEPLALGIIGAGIMGERMLSAVLGQEGAPVRVAALWDPSPSARGRIAAAFPSVPVVADAAAVVAASDCVYVASPPASHLGHARAALAAGRSVFCEKPLAVDLAEARAFVAEAGGRGAVNFPFASSLGVAALTRWIAEGAVGAPRQLTIEVAFALWPRPWQADAAAWLDAPQEGGFTREVVSHFLFLSRRLLGPLRGLAARAEFPEPGRSERAIEAAFRAGDVPVVLRGRVGGTPHDDHNTWTLEGEAGAVRLRDWAIAERRGPDGRFEAAPDAMPNERARPIALRRQLEGVVRMNAGEAHHLATLAEALEVQEVVEAILAPGGSARG
- the trxA gene encoding thioredoxin — protein: MLTDTPAAGQTPAGHAPAGALIKDTTTATFRQDVMQESLQQPVLVDFWAPWCGPCKQLTPIIEKAVKDAGGKVKLVKMNIDEHPQIAGQLGIQSIPAVIAFQRGQPVDGFMGALPESQVKAFIERLVGPLGPTAVEDLMAEAQAAAEAGDPDAAAEIYAAVLGQEPGHAGAIAALARLLLDRDDLEGARRFLDAAPPEAAKDPAIAAVRAAIELADQAASLGDLAGLQQRIDADPADYQARFDLALGLNAKGKQQEAVDQLIEIVRRDRAWNEDGARKQLLQLFEAWGPMDPMTIRGRRKLSTLMFS
- a CDS encoding Trm112 family protein — its product is MTDSPASLDATRIDPKLLELLVCPLTKERLEYDSGRQELISRSAKLAYPIRDGIPIMLPEEARPLAD